From a single Patagioenas fasciata isolate bPatFas1 chromosome 19, bPatFas1.hap1, whole genome shotgun sequence genomic region:
- the MRPS23 gene encoding small ribosomal subunit protein mS23, with protein MAGNRLQKIGSVFSRTRNLLRIGVIEKPLWFDVYAAFPPLREPVYRVPRPRYGKVQDVVPPVFYPEDEVRAKFYRIYGNGPRPFDLSQSNYKSTCQRFVEKYNELKEGGKIEEEKLFEETGKALLASGIILQRRGTDKVAQQDHHDVETRDSALHLQLQMVLEEIQEKKKGREEQAPELAEAQKEDPFPS; from the exons ATGGCGGGGAACCGGCTGCAGAAGATCGGGAGCGTGTTCAGCAG GACCCGCAACCTGCTCCGCATCGGGGTGATCGAGAAGCCGCTGTGGTTCGACGTCTACGCCGCGTTCCCCCCGCTGAGGGAGCCCGTGTACCGGGTGCCGCGGCCGCGCTACGGCAAGGTGCAGGATGTCGTCCCGCCCGTCTTCTACCCGGAGGACGAAGTGCGAGC gaaattttacagaatttatggcAATGGCCCAAGACCTTTCGACTTGTCACAATCAAACTATAAATCTACTTGCCAAAG GTTTGTTGAAAAATACAATGAActgaaagaaggaggaaaaattgAAGAGGAAAAATTGTTTGAAGAAACAGGAAAAGCCCTTTTAGCCAGTGGGATAATTCTGCAGAGAAGAGGAACAGATAAA GTAGCACAACAGGATCATCACGATGTTGAAACCAGGGATTCTGCGTTACACCTGCAGCTCCAAATGGTGCTGGAAGAGAtacaggagaagaagaaaggtcGGGAGGAGCAGGCGCCAGAGTTGGCAGAAGCCCAGAAGGAAGATCCCTTCCcctcctga